From Plasmodium cynomolgi strain B DNA, chromosome 9, whole genome shotgun sequence:
CGTGTTGGAGGAGTTACTACCCGACAAGGAAGTTACACCACTTTGGTCGACAGGATACGGACAGGTCTCCGTCGTGGCCGTGTAGGGGAATACCTTATCTAGGGGGATACCCTGCAGCTTGGCCATCTTAGCCACGAGGTAAGGGTACCCTCCATTGCATCCTTGGTCGTAGAAAGAACATGAAAGAACCGTCTGTATCGATAACAGGTCGTCGAAATCGTTCAGGTACTTTTTGTCGAGATTTTTGGTCAGACCAATTTCGATTCTTCTCTTAAAGACATACATTTGGGAAGCGATGTAACAGGACCCACACAATAACTGATTAGTCACGTCGTACTCTCTTGTGTTCTTATTAAATGGATCTCCCCAGGTGAAGTTCTTTGGCAGCTCGTCTATTTCGAGTTCCCTATGAGGGGACTTCTCCGTGTCTTCGTAATTTTCTAAGTCCATTTCGTTCGTCTCATCTTCCCCACTGCCACTTCCCAGCTGCATGAGCGATACGGGAGAAACGGGCTGATCCGGAGTACCCCCGTTGTTCACATCGTTCTGTACATGCTCATCTTTGTTGCAGGGACATGCATACTTCTGCTTCGAATTCAAAATCATAGCTTTCGTTATCggctttttcttcccatgaTGCTTCATCTTATGCCAATAAAGTTCGCTGTTCTGATCAATATGCATATTCTTCCTCTTGGTGAAAGTTGGCTTGTCATTGCTGCTTGAAGTAGTGGCGGCAGGCGTAGTGTGCAAAAAGTTATGCATTTTCAGCACACTGTTGATGTTCGTTCCATTGGCAAAGTTGAGCTGCGTATTCGATGCATTATCGGATTCACCTGATACGCGGTACCTCTCCGCGTAGAAGCAGCCGTACAATTTCTCATTGTTCGAGTTCGATATATCCACCCAGCCAAATCTTATCTTATTAAAATTCGTGACGTAGCAATCCGTCTCTCCATTCGTGTCAGTCGCATCATCCTCCTTCGCTTCACCACACTTTCCAGTAGGCTCATAATGCATAAACGCAGTGTACGTTTCATTTCCTAACCTAATTTCAAATCCCTCATCACAAATGGTGGTCCATGTCCCTATCTTTCTCTTATGCTCATCATACACAACTAGTACCTTCCAGTTCTTACGATGCTCATTTCCAGTCGTATCGTGCATGTCACCATAAGGTACAAAGTCGTCTGACAGAATGACATACAATTCTGAGGTAAACTTATAGTGGTTGTCCAGtaaatactttttataatctgtaatttttacattaaataTGTTGTTGTTCGGTTGGTTAGATCCACAGGTGGTTATTTTTGGAGATGTTTGTGTCCTCTgaattttccatttccccaccaaatttttaatcTCTACATGAGTAGGCAGATCGGCCGAGGTCAGATTTACATAAAGGGTATGCAACAGAATTAAGCCGAAGCTTAAGATGTTCCTTgctcttctcatttttaaaggCAGCacacaagggaaaaaaaaaaaaaaaaaaaaaaaaacgtgatgAATTTTAGATTAGTTAACCAACCAATCCGTGACAAACGTACATGTGAGTTCAGTCAAATCAAGCATAAACAAACAAGTACGAGCGGAATGaatatacatgtgcaaaggggtaagaaaaatataacttcGCGACAGGGATGTACTACAAAGTGGCTACGTGTCACGATGTTCTCCTGcacttgttaaaaaaaaaaaaaaaaaaaatgccttgttggagaaaaataaaaaaaaataaaaaaaataaattcaatttagtagcaaaaaaaaaaaaaagaaaggttGGCCTTctttactaattttttttcataaagttTTGTTAAATCAGTCGCTTTTGGCggaaggggagggggagataGATATATATGTATCTCTCCTTCTACGGCGTGGCGCATACAAGGTGAGGGAGGGGGGGTCCCCTATCCTATTATTTatcatacatacatataggGATAATATATTCGAATATATATGCAAGTACATACgaaaatatacatgcataattATAAAACGTCGGTGCTTGTAATATATTTCTACCTTCTTACATATGGAAAAACCCGTTTATGTGGGGGCGCTCcgaatgataaaataaaattggatgcagaaaataatattataatatggtCCCTGCAGCTCGCAATGAACGTTCATACGACggcataaaaaaggtaaaaaataaaatacgacATCAGCATGACCCCTCTATACTGCTATACAAAGTAGGGGGTCACCACGTCATCACATAAAACTTGCAGGCACGTGGGTTTCGCTTTGCTTCGTTcagattttctttttttgtgcgattttatttttcctcgaAATGGTTCGCGCGTAAGTTTCTTACAAACTTGCGAACAGGCgtgagggggagaaaaaatcagTCAGTCATAATTTCTCATTTGGCAATTAATcattaagtaaaaaaaaaaaaaaaaaaaaggaaataacatAAATGGTGAAAATAAGCATTTTATGGGCTTCTGCCTGTCACgtcccgttttttttgttttttttttaaccgtttatatataattgcaTATGTTCGACAAAATTTACGTGTTTCTTTCCATTacgggaaaaaacaaaaaagcagCAACAACGGGGGGAGAGCTCGGGAGCTTAATTTTGCCACTGCCATGTGTTAATTGCCAAGTGTTAATTgccaacagaaaaaaaaagcaacgtCAAGGCACGTATACTGCGCTTGGTTGGGGGACTCCACATCTGCTGTCGCATATTTTCGCGCATGTCACTATGacggaaaaaacgaaaaggaaaaaggaaaaagcaaaaaggaaggaatgaacgaaaaaaggggaaaggaaaaatacgcggaaggggaagaacgTTACAGTACAAGTTGTGCGAATAAATTGACAACAACGTTGATACATGCGtgttcgttcgtttgttcgttCGCCCGTTTGATTGCGCGCTCGTCATTCGCTCAAATTTACTTCATTTGACGCAAGgcaggaagggaaaaaaacgtgagtccaattttgttccttttgttgagtttttttattcgcctgtttacaatttttttttttccttttttttgcgttttttttttacgccNNNNNNNNNNNNNNNNNNNNNNNNNNNNNNNNNNNNNNNNNNNNNNNNNNNNNNNNNNNNNNNNNNNNNNNNNNNNNNNNNNNNNNNNNNNNNNNNNNNNNNNNNNNNNNNNNNNNNNNNNNNNNNNNNNNNNNNNNNNNNNNNNNNNNNNNNNNNNNNNNNNNNNNNNNNNNNNNNNNNNNNNNNNNNNNNNNNNNNNNNNNNNNNNNNNNNNNNNNNNNNNNNNNNNNNNNNNNNNNNNNNNNNNNNNNNNNNNNNNNNNNNNNNNNNNNNNNNNNNNNNNNNNNNNNNNNNNNNNNNNNNNNNNNNNNNNNNNNNNNNNNNNNNNNNNNNNNNNNNNNNNNNNNNNNNNNNNNNNNNNNNNNNNNNNNNNNNNNNNNNNNNNNNNNNNNNNNNNNNNNNNNNNNNNNNNNNNNNNNNNNNNNNNNNNNNNNNNNNNNNNNNNNNNNNNNNNNNNNNNNNNNNNNNNNNNNNNNNNNNNNNNNNNNNNNNNNNNNNNNNNNNNNNNNNNNNNNNNNNNNNNNNNNNNNNNNNNNNNNNNNNNNNNNNNNNNNNNNNNNNNNNNNNNNNNNNNNNNNNNNNNNNNNNNNNNNNNNNNNNNNNNNNNNNNNNNNNNNNNNNNNNNNNNNNNNNNNNNNNNNNNNNNNNNNNNNNNNNNNNNNNNNNNNNNNNNNNNNNNNNNNNNNNNNNNNNNNNNNNNNNNNNNNNNNNNNNNNNNNNNNNNNNNNNNNNNNNNNNNNNNNNNNNNNNNNNNNNNNNNNNNNNNNNNNNNNNNNNNNNNNNNNNNNNNNNNNNNNNNNNNNNNNNNNNNNNNNNNNNNNNNNNNNNNNNNNNNNNNNNNNNNNNNNNNNNNNNNNNNNNNNNNNNNNNNNNNNNNNNNNNNNNNNNNNNNNNNNNNNNNNNNNNNNNNNNNNNNNNNNNNNNNNNNNNNNNNNNNNNNNNNNNNNNNNNNNNNNNNNNNNNNNNNNNNNNNNNNNNNNNNNNNNNNNNNNNNNNNNNNNNNNNNNNNNNNNNNNNNNNNNNNNNNNNNNNNNNNNNNNNNNNNNNNNNNNNNNNNNNNNNNNNNNNNNNNNNNNNNNNNNNNNNNNNNNNNNNNNNNNNNNNNNNNNNNNNNNNNNNNNNNNNNNNNNNNNNNNNNNNNNNNNNNNNNNNNNNNNNNNNNNNNNNNNNNNNNNNNNNNNNNNNNNNNNGCGTATGTGCACATAGGGGTAGGATACGGTACCAAACATACACactacacacacacacgcacgcaCCACACACTTAAACAATggaattaatttaaaaaagaaattacggCTATGCATGTTGGAGGTATCTGGTACAAGGGGACGACGCCTTCCACGTCTtatcaaatggaaaaaaaaactgagcaaaatgggcaaaatgggcaaaattGGGCCTCGAGGGCCGAATGGGCAATGCACATCACGGTGAACGCAAAACATTGGGGGATTGGTAATGGTGCTGGGAGGCTTACGGGGGGGAATtaaattcacaaaatggagtcGCGGCCTGGCTTCGACATCGGTCCGGTCTCTACTTCGGTTTCTATACTTTGGCCACCTTGTTTCTACACCTTAAACGAGTCGTCTTCCACTTCTACCCCTTTCGGCGCGCCTACCTCGCCCCAGGCGAACGCCCCCATGGTAAGCGGCACACCGCCGTCTAGCTAACGTGCGTGCGcggaggggaaaaggaagaagaagaagtagcggtcaaaaaaagggaaacagcAAAGTAATCTGGAAAAAGAATAGGGCAAACGGGATTCGCCAAAATGTTTCGCTAAACGGTTGGATAAAGGGCTAGCTGAACGCCTCGCCAAACGGTGCGCACGAGGCGGAATGCTTCTCCACCTGCTCCACCTCTATGCGCTCTACACCGCGGTCAGGTTGATGACCAAATTGTTGGCGGCCTTGTTAAAGTCGACGTGCACATCCATGTCGTCGACCAACTCCTTCTTCAAATACATAATGGCGAATTTTGTCATGATAACACtttcaataaaaatgagagtTGGTCTGGCTCCTAACTCAGGATCGTACGATTGGTCAATGATGTAATCTATAGCCTTCTCCGATACGGATAcgtgaatatttttctcctctaaACGTTTCTCCAACTTCTTAAATCTCAACTTGACAATTTCACGTAGGTTCTTTTTACTCAAAGGTTCAAATATTCCTATCTTATCTATTCTGTTAACAAATTCAGGTTTGAAgacttttttacattttttgatGAGTTGGATTCTCAAGTCATCGAACACTCTTTTGTATTCTGGAGTATCCGAATTGTTGgcatcaaaaaataatttctttttaaataattctgcACCTAGATTGGAAGTCATAATAATAATCGTGTTTGAAAAATCGATGTTCCTTCTGTGATTATCGTTAATATATCCATCTCCTAAAATTTGCAGTAACACTTTAAATACATCCGGATGTGCCTTCTCTAACTCGTCGAAAAGAACAACGGAGTGAGGTCTCTCTCTCACTGCTTCGGTTAGCTGACCTGAGTCACTAAATCCTACGTAACCTGGTGGACTACCCGTAATCTTTGACACTGAATGTGCTTCTGTAAATTCGGACATATTCACTCGGATCAGATTATCCTTCGAGCTGAACAATTCAATGGCTAACGTTTTGGCTAGCTCAGTTTTACCCACACCAGTAGGTCCCAAAAATAAGAACGTACCAATAGGTTTCTCCGGATCTTTCATACCCGTTGCTGCCTTCACAACAGCGTCACTCAAAGATTTGATGATATCCTCATTACCAATAATCGATTTGGATAAactattatataattttagtGCCCCTTTGGATGATTCAAAAGAGAGAGAACCCAATGGCATACCAGAATCTCTCAAGTAGATGTAAGAAACATGCTCCTGGTAGACTGCATCTACATTCATAGCGTTATGCGTTTTTGCTTCTACATAAGCTAATGTTTCTTTGTATACttccatatatttttcttgggCTTCTTTCAAGCTATTTTGCAATTCAATGGGTGGTTCTTTATTAGCACTAATATAATTTTGAGCAAGTTCCTTCAattcgtttaattttttttctgtttcttttttcctcttaaGTCTCTCTCCCGAAATGACATATTCTTCATAATGCTTCTTCAattgctcctttttattttcaaagtCTTTAATCAGGTTATTATACTTGCGCTTTGATACTTTATCTACATCCATCTCTAGTGTGCTAATTTCATAAGCCAATCGTTCAATTTCTCTCTCTGTTACATCAATAATACGAGGCTTTCCTGACAGTTGTACTTGTAAGAATGAGCAAGCTTTATTCAGCAAATCAATTGCTTTATCAGGTAAGTAACGATCCTTTATGAATCTATCAGAGATCTTAGCAGCAGCAACTAACGCTTTGTCTGTGATGTGTAttccataaaaattttcatatttgctTTTTAGCGATCTTAATATCTTAATGGTATTTTCTACTGATGGTGGTtcaactaaaattttttcaaatcttCTTTCAAAAGCAGAACAACTCTCAATAAATTTTCTATACTCTGCTATGGTAGTAGCTccaattaattttatttctccttttgacAAAACGGGCTTCAATAAGTTGGCTGCATCTgttcctccttctgctttACCAGCTCCCAACAATAGATGTATTTCAtcaacaaaaaggataattttattttttttatttttcaattctttaataatatttttcattctcgTTTCAAATTCTCCTCTGTATGAAGTCCCTGAGgtaaattttctaaaatttaaACTAATCACTGTGTACCCTCGAAGTTCCTTTGGTACATCTCCTTTCTCTATTCTATACACTAGTCCTTCTACAATGGTAGTCTTACCAGTTCCTGGTTGTCCAACTAACACAGGACTGTTCTTGTTGTATCTTAGCAAAGACTCTATCACTGCTCTGATTTCTTCATCTCTTCCGTAAATTCCTTgtaattttccatttctgactttttcatttaaattggAACCAAACTGTTCTAAATACAATCCTCCAGATTTTCCATCCTTAtccttcttatttttttcaagtttatttttcaagATTCCTTTCACAGCTTCTTCCGTCAGGTATACTTCGTTCATGATCTCGTTTACCAAATCGTCATTCATTAAACCACTCAGAAGGTGCTCCACATCTACTTTCTGGCTTTTGTATTTATTCGCCAATGCCTCCGCCTCGGCCAGCACTTCCTTCACTTCGTCCGAGTACCCGATTTTGCTCTTGTTGTCCAGTggctgcaaagggggggaacagAGAGGAGCGGTTCATTGAGGAGAAGCGGTTCATTGAGGAGAAGCGGTTCAATTAGGAGAAGCGGTTCATGGGGTGAGGAGCGGTTCAATGGGGTGAGAAGCAGTTCAATGGGGTGAGAGAGAAGCCCTTCGATGGGCGTGGCTCGATAGATGCTCCCCCCGCGAGACTTCTCCGCAACGTCGGTCGTACCGCTCCGGCCCGGGTCTGCTCCAAGGCTGTGTCTATGTATTCCTTCAGGTTGCTCGCATTGACGCTGTTTTCCTTCAGGAGGTTGGAACCTgtgttgggggggagggaaagaaGCAGGGGGTAAGCGGCGGTGAGTACTGGTGATCGATATGGTCACTTGGGGAAACGGGGCGCGACTCGGCAGGCAATTCGGCAGGCAATTCGGCAGGCAATTCGGCAGGCAATTCGGCAGGCAATTCGGCAGGCGATTCGCTATGCTCCTGTTCCGTGTGCCCCTGTTCCGTTTACTCCTCCACGCAGCGCTTGGCCGGATCCATTTCCCCTCTCTTACCATAGTCGCTCTTCGCGAGGGCGCTCAGGATGTGCAGGGGCTTCAGCTGACTGTGCCCATATCGCTTGGCTACATTCTTTCCTGCGTTTAAAATGTTAATCGTTCTGTTCAGGTAGTTCTCCttctgcgggggggaaaatggagaaaatggggaaaagggTTACTACGCTGCGAAAGAGGCAAAGGGGAAGCCACTCTCTAGAAGGTGACCAAAGGGGAACCACTCTCTAGCACGTGCGAAAACGTGAAGCGCCGAGCAGGGCCCTCTCTCCGCGTTCACTTACTCCTTGGTTGTTGTTTGCCGAACAGGAAGCCAATTCATtcttgcacacaaaaaacaaagttaTCAAATAGAGGCACCAAATGAAAACGCGCCTTAgtctcatttttgtggacAGTAAGTTGGAGTGATGAAATTAGGGGTTGTGTATTGACGGGCTGGGGAGCACTGCTTCGCTCTCTCCTGACTCTACCCACTTTACTGAGTAGTCGATTacgtgcaaaatgaaaaagagtTCAAAAGGGAGTCCCTCCTCCCACGGGGTAAGTAGTATATTTaaaagggagggggaaaaaatNNNNNNNNNNNNNNNNNNNNNNNNNNNNNNNNNNNNNNNNNNNNNNNNNNNNNNNNNNNNNNNNNNNNNNNNNNNNNNNNNNNNNNNNNNNNNNNNNNNNNNNNNNNNNNNNNNNNNNNNNNNNNNNNNNNNNNNNNNNNNNNNNNNNNNNNNNNNNNNNNNNNNNNNNNNNNNNNNNNNNNNNNNNNNNNNNNNNNNNNNNNNNNNNNNNNNNNNNNNNNNNNNNNNNNNNNNNNNNNNNNNNNNNNNNNNNNNNNNNNNNNNNNNNNNNNNNNNNNNNNNNNNNNNNNNNNNNNNNNNNNNNNNNNNNNNNNNNNNNNNNNNNNNNNNNNNNNNNNNNNNNNNNNNNNNNNNNNNNNNNNNNNNNNNNNNNNNNNNNNNNNNNNNNNNNNNNNNNNNNNNNNNNNNNNNNNNNNNNNNNNNNNNNNNNNNNNNNNNNNNNNNNNNNNNNNNNNNNNNNNNNNNNNNNNNNNNNNNNNNNNNNNNNNNNNNNNNNNNNNNNNNNNNNNNNNNNNNNNNNNNNNNNNNNNNNNNNNNNNNNNNNNNNNNNNNNNNNNNNNNNNNNNNNNNNNNNNNNNNNNNNNNNNNNNNNNNNNNNNNNNNNNNNNNNNNNNNNNNNNNNNNNNNNNNNNNNNNNNNNNNNNNNNNNNNNNNNNNNNNNNNNNNNNNNNNNNNNNNNNNNNNNNNNNNNNNNNNNNNNNNNNNNNNNNNNNNNNNNNNNNNNNNNNNNNNNNNNNNNNNNNNNNNNNNNNNNNNNNNNNNNNNNNNNNNNNNNNNNNNNNNNNNNNNNNNNNNNNNNNNNNNNNNNNNNNNNNNNNNNNNNNNNNNNNNNNNNNNNNNNNNNNNNNNNNNNNNNNNNNNNNNNNNNNNNNNNNNNNNNNNNNNNNNNNNNNNNNNNNNNNNNNNNNNNNNNNNNNNNNNNNNNNNNNNNNNNNNNNNNNNNNNNNNNNNNNNNNNNNNNNNNNNNNNNNNNNNNNNNNNNNNNNNNNNNNNNNNNNNNNNNNNNNNNNNNNNNNNNNNNNNNNNNNNNNNNNNNNNNNNNNNNNNNNNNNNNNNNNNNNNNNNNNNNNNNNNNNNNNNNNNNNNNNNNNNNNNNNNNNNNNNNNNNNNNNNNNNNNNNNNNNNNNNNNNNNNNNNNNNNNNNNNNNNNNNNNNNNNNNNNNNNNNNNNNNNNNNNNNNNNNNNNNNNNNNNNNNNNNNNNNNNNNNNNNNNNNNNNNNNNNNNNNNNNNNNNNNNNNNNNNNNNNNNNNNNNNNNNNNNNNNNNNNNNNNNNNNNNNNNNNNNNNNNNNNNNNNNNNNNNNNNNNNNNNNNNNNNNNNNNNNNNNNNNNNNNNNNNNNNNNNNNNNNNNNNNNNNNNNNNNNNNNNNNNNNNNNNNNNNNNNNNNNNNNNNNNNNNNNNNNNNNNNNNNNNNNNNNNNNNNNNNNNNNNNNNNNNNNNNNNNNNNNNNNNNNNNNNNNNNNNNNNNNNaaaaaaaaaaggagaggcacAAATGTATACGAGTACGTAACAGGTGCTAGGCGTGCCGTGTGGGAGGGGTAAAACAAATGACACCAAGCTGGGGGGAAATGAAATAGAaagtcaaaatggagaatcaaaatggagagtcaaaatggagaatcAAAATGGTGTGTCAAAATGGCCAATCAAAATGGCAACACAGAAAGGGACGCAGCGTCCAAAAGGTAGAGGTTTGAGGGAGGGGGGCCGAGTCAGCCACGCGAAGTGACCACGAAGGCGCAGAGTTACAATGCAAATACAGTTCGTTCATGTAGGTACTACACTGTACTATATTCTACTCTACTATACTCCTCTCTACTCCTGTGAGGGCGCAAAAAGTGGGACTGGCACACGAagcgtacatacataaaaGGCACACATGAGTACTTGCATGAGTAGTTACATTAGTGCTTGCATTAGCActtgtgtacatatgaacaGCCCCTATGCACGCGCTCCTTTGCGCAAAACGGTGATTATGAATTGGGGAACACAACGTGTTGCGTAAACACTGACTTATTGGTGGActggcgattttttttttgtaaatttcgtAATAATGTTTCATGTGTTACGCGTATATATCTGCCTATATGTTACAAAgtgcgagaaaaaaaaaaaaaaaaaaaaaaaattacgcgaTGGAAAAGGGTTATTAGCTATGTGAGAGCTGCCGTTtcgaactgaaaaaaaagtcacaaGTTCATAAAAGGTGAAGCAGTCGAAAAATCGTAAAGTGAAACGATGGCAGTGAAACAGTGACAAAAATGGCCAAGCCAAACAATGACAGAGTGATAGTAAAGCAGTGTCAGCGTGATGAAGCGGCGGTTTGCCGATGGCGGCTTTCGGCTTGCAGTTTGCAAATTGCAGTTTGCAGATTGCGGTTTGCAGATTGCGGTTGGCGTGGCGGCTGGCTATCGATTTGCTGCACTGCCAACATTGCGGGggctgagaaaaaaaaaaaaaaaaaaaaaaaaaagtgaatcgGTATGGCGATTGGCAAAGTGACGTTGCCGCACTCACAATTGGCGCAGTAACAATTCGAGCAGTGCCGGTTGACGCCGCGACCGCCGCGCGGaagcaccaaaaaaaaaaaaagagagaattGTCGACGGGCACCAAATCTCAGAACCCGCTTGACACAGAGTGCACGCACGCACACCGCGGGATAAGtaagaggggggggggacacCCCCACAAGCGAAagtagatatatttttatatacccGTGCAAGTACGTACACACAAAAGGTAGGCGTTACGCttatacaaaatgggggtaaaaatacatttttacaaaatttagcCTACTCGCGTGAAAACAACGCTTTCGGCGGCATCTCCGCACCATTGAAAGgtgtcaaaaaaaggaaaaaaaaaaaaggaaaaaagaaaagtccCTTCGCCGCGCTTCGCTCGCCGTGCTTTTTTCTGCGCAGAGCAAAATCCCTCCCCTGACGTGACCCCTAACGGTATAACTACACATGAATGAATTTACGTTCGTGTCGGCAACGTTCTCCAGGCAATTCAGCTAGAGAGAAAACGACTTGTGTACGACTCTTAGGGGGGTTTCCTCGCtcagttgaaaaaaaaaaaaaataaaataaataaataaaataaataaataaaaaaaaataaaaaaatcatgtaTACAATATGACGGATAGATGACGTTCCTTCATGCAACATGACTGCGCAGaagaggcaatttttttttttttcaaaaaaaagagggagacACTTAAACACTCGCAATTGTTTCTAAACGATATCGAGTAAGAAAGTAGCTACGTATAGGCAAACGTTGCGAGTTGCACACTGGGAGGGACACCTCGGAGGGTTATTGGCCAGCGAGCGCGCTCAGGAGTGAACTCTGTTCTTCGCCTAAGCTCTAAACGTTAAGCTGGCAACAGTTCTGCCGTTACGTGCTTGTCCTGTTTTACGGTACTACTTGCAGTGTGTAGCGGCAGCAAGTGAGCAGTTCACGCGCTACTCCTACTGCGGCTACTCCAGCTACTcctgctactgctgctactgctgctactccTGCTACTGCTCTGTTGTTGCTGGTTTTTGCGCTCCTTTTCTTTGGCATCGTAAAACCCGTTAAGGAcgttcccattttgacacACCAGTTTACACCCATTGTGTACAGGTAGACTCTCTTCCAAGTCAGCACCTTTTAAACCCGCTTCTACCCATCCGTCCGTCTGCGGGGGGAAAACCCAAACCCTATCCGGCGGGGCGATATGGCACAGCcgcatataataatatgtgcCGAATTGAAGCGAACGGAACTACGGACAAAAGGAATTATAAAGTgcggagaaaagaaaaaagaaaaaagaaaaaaagctgGGACGTGAAAATGGGCTATGCGTCACCTTTGGGGCAATCCCCCCAATGGAGAAGCGACGAAGGGGAGAAAGAGATGGGGGAATGAGTGTGCAAAGCCAAAAGGCAGAACAAATCTGAGCACGCGACTTCGCCGCTGATCTGCGCTGCGACCGCGACTCTTCCACTCGTTAAAGGGGGGCGAACGGGCACCGGAGGGGAACGCAGTTATGAAGCTCAAAGGGAGTAACAAGCGGTAGAGCGGCAGTGCGGCAGTGCGGCGGAAAGGCCAAATGGGCCAACCGGCAAACACGGcaaagaacaaaaacaaaaagcgaGGCGAAATGAGCCGGACAGAGTCgaataaattgaaaaaataaaaaaagtaaaaaaaataaaaataagtaaaaataataaaaataataaaaataataaaaacgaatCAAAGTGAAAAGGGAGANNNNNNNNNNNNNNNNNNNNNNNNNNNNNNNNNNNNNNNNNNNNNNNNNNAAAAAGTAatagtaaatttttaaataacacaaatttgttaacGTCGGACACGGTGAGTTAGAAGCTGCCGTCCTGTGAAGTGTCCGCAGTGGACTGCCTATAAGACTGGGCCAAGCaacactcctttttttttgtgcaaaccTCTGAACTAATTGCTCCTCCAGGTGGTGTTATTACTCTCCACAGTATGTACAAGTTTGAAAATCCTACAAGGGGATattccttcccccccacaaaaaaaaaaaaaaaaacgggagcGTGGTTCATTCCGCGCACAGGTTTCTAAACTCATCGATGACATTAAATTCTTGAGTCTCCTTTATCTCTGACGGATGGCTGCTGTCCACGCACTTGACGCACATTCGGAGGGATGCTAAATGGTGGAAGGGGAGCGGCGTTTGTTCCCAcgcgtgtgtgtatatatatatgtgtgtgtgtgtttataTGGGCCAGCTTCACCGCACGATACATGGCGCCACTTAGCTGCGCCACATATCTGTAGCACTTGTCGGCTCGCTCATCCACCGTAGGCCGCCGACCCGCGGGACCTCTTTAAGGGCCTACCTTTCGTCTCATCCGCACCAACTGCCGTGTTTAGCTTGCATCTCGCGTATGGGTAAAcctgaaggaagaaaaaatatacataacaGTGTAACGAAAGGAAgcgcagcaaaatggggagccATAGAACGAA
This genomic window contains:
- a CDS encoding cathepsin C precursor (putative); protein product: MRRARNILSFGLILLHTLYVNLTSADLPTHVEIKNLVGKWKIQRTQTSPKITTCGSNQPNNNIFNVKITDYKKYLLDNHYKFTSELYVILSDDFVPYGDMHDTTGNEHRKNWKVLVVYDEHKRKIGTWTTICDEGFEIRLGNETYTAFMHYEPTGKCGEAKEDDATDTNGETDCYVTNFNKIRFGWVDISNSNNEKLYGCFYAERYRVSGESDNASNTQLNFANGTNINSVLKMHNFLHTTPAATTSSSNDKPTFTKRKNMHIDQNSELYWHKMKHHGKKKPITKAMILNSKQKYACPCNKDEHVQNDVNNGGTPDQPLGSGSGEDETNEMDLENYEDTEKSPHRELEIDELPKNFTWGDPFNKNTREYDVTNQLLCGSCYIASQMYVFKRRIEIGLTKNLDKKYLNDFDDLLSIQTVLSCSFYDQGCNGGYPYLVAKMAKLQGIPLDKVFPYTATTETCPYPVDQSGVTSLSGSNSSNTSTNNLRQINAVMFGTKTTNDMHDHFESNISDDPDKWYAKDYNYIGGCYGCNQCNGEKIMMNEIYRNGPIVASFEATPDFYDYADGVYYVKDFPHARRCTVDDTKSNFVYNVTGWEKVNHAIVLVGWGEEEIDGTMYKYWIGRNSWGKAWGKEGYFKIIRGVNFSGIESQTLFIEPDFTRGAGKILLEKLRNE
- a CDS encoding heat shock protein 101 (putative), whose protein sequence is MRLRRVFIWCLYLITLFFVCKNELASCSANNNQGKENYLNRTINILNAGKNVAKRYGHSQLKPLHILSALAKSDYGSNLLKENSVNASNLKEYIDTALEQTRAGAPLDNKSKIGYSDEVKEVLAEAEALANKYKSQKVDVEHLLSGLMNDDLVNEIMNEVYLTEEAVKGILKNKLEKNKKDKDGKSGGLYLEQFGSNLNEKVRNGKLQGIYGRDEEIRAVIESLLRYNKNSPVLVGQPGTGKTTIVEGLVYRIEKGDVPKELRGYTVISLNFRKFTSGTSYRGEFETRMKNIIKELKNKKNKIILFVDEIHLLLGAGKAEGGTDAANLLKPVLSKGEIKLIGATTIAEYRKFIESCSAFERRFEKILVEPPSVENTIKILRSLKSKYENFYGIHITDKALVAAAKISDRFIKDRYLPDKAIDLLNKACSFLQVQLSGKPRIIDVTEREIERLAYEISTLEMDVDKVSKRKYNNLIKDFENKKEQLKKHYEEYVISGERLKRKKETEKKLNELKELAQNYISANKEPPIELQNSLKEAQEKYMEVYKETLAYVEAKTHNAMNVDAVYQEHVSYIYLRDSGMPLGSLSFESSKGALKLYNSLSKSIIGNEDIIKSLSDAVVKAATGMKDPEKPIGTFLFLGPTGVGKTELAKTLAIELFSSKDNLIRVNMSEFTEAHSVSKITGSPPGYVGFSDSGQLTEAVRERPHSVVLFDELEKAHPDVFKVLLQILGDGYINDNHRRNIDFSNTIIIMTSNLGAELFKKKLFFDANNSDTPEYKRVFDDLRIQLIKKCKKVFKPEFVNRIDKIGIFEPLSKKNLREIVKLRFKKLEKRLEEKNIHVSVSEKAIDYIIDQSYDPELGARPTLIFIESVIMTKFAIMYLKKELVDDMDVHVDFNKAANNLVINLTAV